The proteins below come from a single Juglans regia cultivar Chandler chromosome 12, Walnut 2.0, whole genome shotgun sequence genomic window:
- the LOC109004988 gene encoding uncharacterized protein LOC109004988: MTEAKELLSEKWLSGNHISVAKRNKKLFLALFATLLLAAAIVGIVAGVNSRKNSDDGDLSASHAILKSSCSSTLYPDLCFSSLASVPGATAKLSSKSDVIEASLNLTKKAVRHNYFSVKKLIKTRKNLTKREKTALHDCLEIIDETLDELHKAVEELHEYPNKKSLSLHADDLKTLISSAITNQETCLDGFSHDKADKHVREALLAGEIYVERLCSNALAMIKNMTDTDIANESKTANRKLKEVDADEIKWPEWMSAADRRLLQSSSVTPNVVVAADGSGDYTTVSAAVAAAPDNSNTRDVIRIKAGVYRENVDVTKKKKNIMFLGDGRTTTIITASRNVGDGSTTFNSATVAAVGEGFLARDITFQNTAGPSKHQAVALRVGADLSAFYRCDMLAYQDTLYVHSNRQFYVGCLVAGTVDFIFGNAAAVLQDCDIHARRPNSGQKNMVTAQGRTDPNQNTGIVIHKSRIGATSDLKPVQSSFPTYLGRPWKEYSRTVIMQTAISDVINPAGWYEWSGTFALDTLFYGEYQNTGAGSGTSNRVTWKGFKVITSATEAQAYTPGSFIAGSSWLGSTGFPFSLGLLAARKPEEISSVFTAQSPVETLLNMDDPIKSFKGYGKVDELEEQAFRKRTRRRLFILVISAVVLLTVIIGAVAGILIHRRNNSSHSSSPAPATQLNPAASLKAMCGVTQYPTSCYSSISSLDTTNTTDPEVLFKLSLRVAIKELSELADELPAKLIAKTNDTRVRDALIVCQGLFEDAVDRLNDSISSVEVGHQGEKLLSSANISDMKTWLSTTITDQETCLDALQEINSTLLENVKTAIQNSTEFSSNSLAIVTKILSLLANFNAPIHRRRLLGFGGKFPDWVNSGERRLLEKSNATAHVTVAKDGSGDYTTIKAAVAAVPKKSETRFVIHVKEGKYLENVILDKNKWNVMIYGDGKKKTIVSGSLNFVDGTPTFSTATFAVAGRGFFAKDMGFINTAGAEKHQAVALRSGSDRSVFYRCSFNGFQDTLYAHSNRQFYRDCDITGTIDFIFGNAAVVFQNCNIQPRQPLRNQFNTITAQGKKDPNQNTGISIQKCFFSPLDNLTAPTYLGRPWKVYSTTVIMKSEIGAFLNPLGWKEWLSGVEPPSTIFYAEYQNTGPGSTVDQRVKWAGFQPSLTADEAGKFTVESFIQGSGWLPETDVNFDASL, translated from the exons ATGACTGAGGCCAAGGAACTCTTGTCGGAGAAATGGCTATCCGGTAACCACATTTCCGTCGCCAAGAGAAACAAGAAGCTCTTCTTGGCTCTTTTCGCAACTCTCTTGCTTGCTGCTGCTATTGTCGGCATCGTCGCCGGAGTTAATTCCCGAAAGAATTCCGACGATGGCGACCTCTCGGCTTCCCATGCCATACTTAAAAGCTCATGTAGCAGCACATTGTACCCTGATTTATGCTTCTCGTCTCTTGCCTCCGTCCCCGGCGCAACCGCAAAATTGTCCAGCAAAAGCGACGTCATAGAAGCGTCTTTGAACCTCACGAAAAAAGCCGTCCGACACAACTACTTCTCCGTGAAGAAGCTGATCAAAACCAGGAAGAATCTCACCAAGCGCGAAAAGACCGCTCTCCATGATTGCCTGGAGATCATTGATGAAACTCTGGACGAGCTCCACAAGGCCGTGGAAGAACTCCACGAGTACCCCAACAAGAAATCACTGTCCCTCCATGCCGATGACCTCAAAACCCTGATTAGCTCTGCAATAACCAACCAGGAAACTTGCCTAGACGGGTTCTCGCACGATAAAGCTGATAAACACGTCCGGGAGGCTTTGCTAGCAGGTGAGATCTATGTAGAACGTCTGTGTAGCAATGCGCTGGCCATGATCAAGAACATGACAGATACCGACATAGCCAACGAGAGTAAGACGGCGAATCGGAAGCTTAAGGAGGTCGATGCGGATGAAATTAAGTGGCCGGAGTGGATGTCGGCAGCGGACAGGCGGCTTCTGCAATCATCTTCCGTGACACCGAACGTGGTGGTGGCTGCAGATGGCAGTGGCGACTACACAACTGTGTCGGCGGCAGTGGCGGCCGCACCGGATAACAGTAACACGAGGGACGTGATCAGGATCAAGGCGGGGGTATACAGGGAAAATGTGGACGtgacaaaaaagaagaagaacatcaTGTTTCTGGGAGATGGGAGAACGACCACCATCATCACAGCAAGCAGAAACGTGGGGGATGGAAGCACCACCTTCAACTCTGCCACAGTAG CCGCGGTCGGAGAGGGATTCCTAGCACGTGACATAACCTTCCAAAACACGGCCGGTCCTTCGAAGCACCAAGCCGTAGCTCTCCGTGTAGGTGCTGACCTCTCAGCATTCTACCGATGCGACATGCTTGCGTACCAAGACACTCTTTACGTGCACTCAAACCGTCAATTTTACGTGGGCTGCCTTGTCGCCGGCACGGTCGATTTCATCTTCGGCAATGCCGCTGCCGTGCTACAAGACTGCGACATTCACGCACGGCGCCCGAATTCCGGCCAAAAGAACATGGTGACAGCCCAAGGCCGAACCGACCCCAATCAGAACACTGGAATCGTGATCCATAAGAGCAGAATCGGAGCCACTTCTGATCTGAAACCCGTTCAGAGTAGCTTCCCCACGTATCTCGGCCGGCCATGGAAGGAGTACTCTAGGACCGTCATCATGCAGACTGCGATAAGCGATGTAATCAACCCTGCCGGATGGTACGAGTGGAGCGGGACTTTTGCCCTTGACACGCTGTTCTATGGGGAGTATCAGAACACCGGGGCTGGCTCTGGAACATCGAACAGGGTGACATGGAAAGGGTTCAAGGTGATCACCAGCGCTACCGAGGCCCAAGCTTACACTCCAGGAAGCTTCATTGCTGGCAGTAGCTGGTTGGGATCCACCGGTTTCCCATTTTCTCTTGGACTT ctagctgctagaAAACCAGAGGAAATATCTTCAGTCTTCACTGCTCAATCGCCAGTTGAAACTTTATTAAATATGGATGATCCAATCAAGTCCTTCAAGGGCTATGGCAAGGTTGATGAGCTTGAAGAGCAGGCCTTCCGGAAAAGGACGCGCAGGCGTCTCTTCATCCTCGTCATCTCTGCAGTCGTCTTGTTGACGGTGATAATAGGTGCTGTTGCCGGGATTTTGATACACAGGCGTAACAACTCATCGCACTCATCTAGCCCTGCTCCGGCGACCCAGTTAAATCCCGCCGCGTCACTAAAAGCGATGTGCGGCGTGACTCAGTATCCGACCTCGTGCTACTCCAGCATCTCCTCCCTGGACACCACCAACACCACCGACCCAGAGGTCCTCTTCAAGCTCTCTTTGCGCGTCGCCATCAAAGAGCTCTCCGAGCTCGCCGACGAATTACCCGCCAAGCTTATTGCTAAGACCAACGATACCAGAGTAAGAGATGCTCTAATCGTCTGCCAAGGACTTTTCGAAGATGCGGTGGACCGTCTCAATGACTCGATATCATCCGTAGAAGTTGGTCATCAGGGTGAGAAGCTCTTGTCGTCGGCGAACATCAGTGACATGAAGACGTGGCTGAGCACCACCATCACCGACCAGGAAACCTGCTTGGACGCACTCCAAGAAATCAACTCAACACTTCTCGAAAACGTGAAGACCGCCATTCAGAACTCCACCGAGTTTTCCAGCAATAGTTTGGCCATTGTGACCAAGATTCTAAGTTTACTAGCCAACTTCAACGCTCCGATACATCGGAGGAGGCTGCTTGGGTTCGGAGGGAAATTTCCGGATTGGGTTAACTCGGGTGAACGGAGATTACTGGAGAAATCCAACGCGACGGCGCATGTGACGGTGGCAAAGGACGGGAGCGGGGACTACACCACGATCAAAGCAGCGGTGGCGGCGGTGCCAAAGAAAAGCGAAACGAGATTTGTGATTCATGTAAAGGAAGGAAAGTATTTGGAGAATGTGATATTGGACAAGAACAAGTGGAATGTGATGATTTATGGGGATGGGAAGAAGAAGACCATAGTCTCCGGCAGCTTGAACTTTGTGGACGGCACTCCCACCTTCTCCACCGCCACTTTCG CTGTTGCAGGGAGGGGCTTCTTTGCAAAGGATATGGGGTTCATTAACACTGCAGGTGCTGAAAAGCACCAGGCTGTTGCGCTCCGGTCTGGCTCCGACCGCTCGGTGTTCTACCGGTGCTCGTTCAATGGCTTCCAGGACACACTCTACGCCCACTCAAATCGTCAGTTCTACCGTGACTGTGACATTACTGGCACCATCGACTTCATCTTTGGCAATGCAGCGGTGGTGTTCCAGAACTGCAATATACAGCCGAGGCAGCCCTTACGAAACCAATTCAACACCATCACGGCTCAGGGAAAGAAAGACCCGAATCAGAACACTGGCATCTCAATCCAAAAATGCTTCTTCTCTCCGCTGGATAATCTCACAGCTCCAACGTACCTTGGTAGGCCATGGAAGGTCTACTCCACCACTGTCATCATGAAGTCTGAAATTGGGGCATTCTTGAATCCGTTGGGCTGGAAGGAATGGCTCTCCGGTGTTGAGCCGCCCAGCACCATTTTCTATGCAGAGTACCAAAATACCGGGCCTGGATCGACTGTAGACCAAAGGGTCAAATGGGCTGGTTTCCAGCCCTCTCTAACCGCAGATGAGGCCGGGAAATTCACTGTGGAATCCTTCATACAGGGTAGCGGCTGGTTACCGGAAACAGATGTGAATTTTGATGCTTCTTTATGA
- the LOC109004987 gene encoding alanine aminotransferase 2, mitochondrial has product MAPPVTLDTINPKVLKCEYAVRGEIVTLAQRIQQELQSNPGSHSFDEILYCNIGNPQSLGQQPITFFREVLALCDHPAILDRSETQDLFSADAVERARQILDQIPGRATGAYSHSQGIKGLRDTIAAGIQARDGFPADPNDIFLTDGASPAVHMMMQLLIRSEEDGIFCPIPQYPLYSASIALHGGTLVPYCLDEETGWGLEISELKKQLEAAKSKGIAVRALVIINPGNPTGQVLAEENQRDIVEFCKTEGLVLLADEVYQENVYVPEKTFHSFKKISRSMGYGEEDLCLVSFQSVSKGYYGECGKRGGYMEVTGFNADIREQIYKMASVNLCSNISGQILASLVMSPPKVGDKSYKSYCAEKEGILASLARRAKALENAINNLEGVSCNKAEGAMYLFPRIYLPQKAIQAAEDANIAPDAFYCRRLLNATGIVVVPGSGFGQVTGTWHFRCTILPQEDKIPAVISRLTDFHKGFMDEFRD; this is encoded by the exons ATGGCTCCCCCCGTCACTCTCGATACCATCAATCCCAAG GTTCTCAAATGTGAGTATGCTGTCCGTGGTGAGATTGTCACCCTTGCCCAG AGAATACAACAAGAGTTACAGAGTAACCCAGGTTCTCATTCCTTTGATGAG ATACTTTATTGCAACATAGGAAATCCTCAATCTCTTGGTCAGCAGCCCATTACATTTTTCAGAGAG GTTCTTGCCTTGTGCGACCACCCTGCTATTTTGGACCGGAGTGAAACACAGGATCTGTTCAG TGCGGATGCTGTAGAGCGAGCTAGGCAGATTCTGGATCAAATACCAGGAAGAGCAACTGGAGCTTATAGTCACAGTCAG GGTATCAAGGGATTACGTGATACAATTGCTGCTGGTATTCAAGCTCGTGATGGTTTTCCTGCGGATCCAAATGACATATTCTTGACAGATGGTGCAAGCCCAGCG GTTCATATGATGATGCAATTACTAATAAGATCAGAAGAGGATGGAATTTTCTGTCCCATTCCTCAGTACCCGTTGTACTCTGCTTCAATTGCTCTCCATGGTGGCACACTG GTTCCTTACTGTCTTGATGAAGAAACAGGATGGGGACTGGAAATTTCTGAGCTTAAGAAACAATTGGAGGCTGCCAAGTCCAAGGGCATTGCAGTTAGGGCCTTGGTTATTATAAATCCAGGCAATCCAACAGGGCAG GTTCTTGCTGAGGAGAACCAGAGGGACATTGTGGAGTTCTGCAAGACAGAAGGCCTTGTTCTGCTGGCGGATGAG GTTTATCAGGAAAATGTTTATGTTCCTGAGAAAACATTCCACTCGTTCAAGAAGATTTCTCGTTCTATGGGGTATGGGGAGGAGGATCTCTGCCTGGTTTCTTTTCAGTCGGTTTCTAAAG GCTACTATGGGGAGTGCGGGAAAAGAGGAGGTTACATGGAGGTCACTGGATTCAACGCTGACATAAGGGAACAAATATACAAAATGGCATCTGTCAATCTTTGTTCTAACATCTCTGGTCAAATTCTTGCAAGCCTTGTTATGAGCCCACCCAAG GTTGGTGACAAGTCGTACAAATCCTACTGTGCAGAGAAAGAAGGAATTCTAGCATCATTGGCAAGGCGTGCAAAG GCACTAGAAAATGCAATTAACAATTTAGAGGGAGTATCATGCAACAAAGCAGAAGGGGCAATGTATCTCTTTCCCCGTATTTACCTGCCCCAAAAGGCAATTCAAGCAGCAGAGGATGCAAATATCGCCCCGGATGCATTCTATTGTCGTCGCCTCCTTAATGCAACAGGAATTGTTGTTGTTCCTGGTTCTGGCTTTGGACAG GTAACTGGCACCTGGCATTTTAGGTGCACAATACTCCCTCAAGAGGATAAGATTCCTGCCGTTATCTCCCGTCTGACGGACTTCCATAAAGGATTCATGGATGAGTTTCGTGACTGA
- the LOC109004986 gene encoding uncharacterized protein LOC109004986 isoform X1, translated as MTMNLTSPKHFQAQSVFASNGESAFQGSTTFFGKSKDNPFVDTFPDPLLKLNLKETSDFVKSFPMANNITEDGGLLEVSAQRKREGVSSVTQRRVEAPSTPGRPVFSFSIGDHLRKNFPSKWDNAEKWLVSSSCHDSPAHSIKPPESSKICRQSDRFRQQVEVFAEKSKVIEEKVSKVVSSFQVSTSLDHHYSVRALNEVSASTDVVLKDKYTDDIETIFPNFRYSEPTEEEFLFKNKLAGSMKDACTDGVYEVHHRDAGTEMTPLGSSTTSRCHTPFKSPSPAHHNTPANRSGPLALANSGSADSTIDVAQLQECHLAKLQLGAQYDSVASNWSSREEEEEEVSKSLRHFDTENMSRKSVSDSRAAAWKEEEKTKCCLRYQREAAKIQAWVNLQNAKAEAQSRKLEVKIQRMTSNLEEKLKKRMAVVHRKAEELRSAAQQQHSEHMQKASEQACKMMNRHNSHFPGHNSCGCFPCNNYH; from the exons ATGACCATGAATCTCACAAGCCCCAAACACTTCCAAGCTCAATCTGTATTTGCATCTAATGGG GAATCTGCTTTTCAAGGCAGCACAACCTTCTTCGGGAAAAGCAAAGATAATCCCTTTGTAGACACCTTCCCCGACCCACTTTTGAAGCTTAATCTCAAAGAGACCTCTGATTTTGTCAAGTCATTTCCAATGGCAAACAACATCACGGAAGATGGAGGgcttcttgaggtttcagctcagaggaagagagagggagtaaGCTCGGTCACTCAGAGGAGAGTGGAGGCTCCTTCGACTCCTGGTAGACCTGTTTTCAGCTTCAGTATCGGTGATCATTTAAGAAAAAACTTCCCTTCAAAGTGGGACAACGCAGAGAAATGGCTGGTGAGCAGCTCTTGCCATGACTCTCCTGCCCACTCCATAAAGCCACCGGAGTCCTCGAAGATCTGCAGACAGTCTGATAGGTTTAGGCAACAAGTAGAGGTCTTTGCGGAGAAATCAAAGGTCATAGAGGAAAAGGTCTCAAAAGTAGTTTCAAGCTTTCAAGTTTCTACATCTTTGGACCATCATTACTCGGTCAGAGCTCTCAATGAGGTCTCAGCTTCAACGGATGTAGTACTAAAAG ATAAGTACACGGACGACATAGAAACCATTTTTCCCAATTTCAGATACTCAGAGCCCACTGAAGAAGAATTCTTGTTCAAAAACAAATTGGCTGGAAGCATGAAAGATGCCTGCACAGACGGGGTTTATGAGGTGCATCACCGAGATGCTGGGACGGAGATGACTCCACTCGGCAGTTCTACTACTTCTAGGTGCCACACGCCATTCAAGAGCCCATCCCCTGCCCACCATAACACGCCTGCAAATAGGTCAGGGCCATTGGCCTTGGCGAACTCTGGCAGCGCCGACAGCACCATTGACGTTGCACAGCTGCAAGAGTGCCATTTAGCCAAACTACAACTTGGGGCGCAATACGACTCCGTCGCGTCGAATTGGAGCTCAagggaagaggaggaagaagaagtgtcAAAAAGCCTCAGACATTTCGATACAGAAAACATGAGCAGGAAAAGTGTTTCAGACTCCAGAGCTGCCGCGtggaaagaagaggaaaagaccAAGTGCTGCCTCAG GTATCAAAGAGAAGCAGCAAAAATTCAAGCTTGGGTGAACCTTCAAAATGCAAAAGCAGAAGCTCAATCAAGAAAGCTTGAG GTGAAAATACAAAGGATGACATCAAACTTGGaagagaagttgaagaagagaATGGCAGTTGTTCATAGAAAAGCTGAAGAATTGAGATCTGCAGCCCAGCAGCAACACTCGGAGCACATGCAGAAAGCCAGTGAACAAGCATGTAAGATGATGAACCGGCATAACTCCCATTTTCCTGGCCACAACTCCTGTGGTTGCTTTCCTTGCAATAACTACCATTGA
- the LOC109004986 gene encoding uncharacterized protein LOC109004986 isoform X2: MTMNLTSPKHFQAQSVFASNGESAFQGSTTFFGKSKDNPFVDTFPDPLLKLNLKETSDFVKSFPMANNITEDGGLLEVSAQRKREGVSSVTQRRVEAPSTPGRPVFSFSIGDHLRKNFPSKWDNAEKWLVSSSCHDSPAHSIKPPESSKICRQSDRFRQQVEVFAEKSKVIEEKVSKVVSSFQVSTSLDHHYSVRALNEVSASTDVVLKDKYTDDIETIFPNFRYSEPTEEEFLFKNKLAGSMKDACTDGVYEVHHRDAGTEMTPLGSSTTSRCHTPFKSPSPAHHNTPANRSGPLALANSGSADSTIDVAQLQECHLAKLQLGAQYDSVASNWSSREEEEEEVSKSLRHFDTENMSRKSVSDSRAAAWKEEEKTKCCLRYQREAAKIQAWVNLQNAKAEAQSRKLEWANILMCVDSGRLCQALLLTWSLSHPLPWDTAPPIF, encoded by the exons ATGACCATGAATCTCACAAGCCCCAAACACTTCCAAGCTCAATCTGTATTTGCATCTAATGGG GAATCTGCTTTTCAAGGCAGCACAACCTTCTTCGGGAAAAGCAAAGATAATCCCTTTGTAGACACCTTCCCCGACCCACTTTTGAAGCTTAATCTCAAAGAGACCTCTGATTTTGTCAAGTCATTTCCAATGGCAAACAACATCACGGAAGATGGAGGgcttcttgaggtttcagctcagaggaagagagagggagtaaGCTCGGTCACTCAGAGGAGAGTGGAGGCTCCTTCGACTCCTGGTAGACCTGTTTTCAGCTTCAGTATCGGTGATCATTTAAGAAAAAACTTCCCTTCAAAGTGGGACAACGCAGAGAAATGGCTGGTGAGCAGCTCTTGCCATGACTCTCCTGCCCACTCCATAAAGCCACCGGAGTCCTCGAAGATCTGCAGACAGTCTGATAGGTTTAGGCAACAAGTAGAGGTCTTTGCGGAGAAATCAAAGGTCATAGAGGAAAAGGTCTCAAAAGTAGTTTCAAGCTTTCAAGTTTCTACATCTTTGGACCATCATTACTCGGTCAGAGCTCTCAATGAGGTCTCAGCTTCAACGGATGTAGTACTAAAAG ATAAGTACACGGACGACATAGAAACCATTTTTCCCAATTTCAGATACTCAGAGCCCACTGAAGAAGAATTCTTGTTCAAAAACAAATTGGCTGGAAGCATGAAAGATGCCTGCACAGACGGGGTTTATGAGGTGCATCACCGAGATGCTGGGACGGAGATGACTCCACTCGGCAGTTCTACTACTTCTAGGTGCCACACGCCATTCAAGAGCCCATCCCCTGCCCACCATAACACGCCTGCAAATAGGTCAGGGCCATTGGCCTTGGCGAACTCTGGCAGCGCCGACAGCACCATTGACGTTGCACAGCTGCAAGAGTGCCATTTAGCCAAACTACAACTTGGGGCGCAATACGACTCCGTCGCGTCGAATTGGAGCTCAagggaagaggaggaagaagaagtgtcAAAAAGCCTCAGACATTTCGATACAGAAAACATGAGCAGGAAAAGTGTTTCAGACTCCAGAGCTGCCGCGtggaaagaagaggaaaagaccAAGTGCTGCCTCAG GTATCAAAGAGAAGCAGCAAAAATTCAAGCTTGGGTGAACCTTCAAAATGCAAAAGCAGAAGCTCAATCAAGAAAGCTTGAG TGGGCTAATATATTGATGTGTGTGGATTCTGGAAGGCTTTGTCAGGCTTTGCTGTTGACTTGGTCCTTGAGCCACCCACTGCCATGGGACACAGCCCCCCCTATCTTTTGA
- the LOC109004986 gene encoding uncharacterized protein LOC109004986 isoform X4 — protein sequence MTMNLTSPKHFQAQSVFASNGESAFQGSTTFFGKSKDNPFVDTFPDPLLKLNLKETSDFVKSFPMANNITEDGGLLEVSAQRKREGVSSVTQRRVEAPSTPGRPVFSFSIGDHLRKNFPSKWDNAEKWLVSSSCHDSPAHSIKPPESSKICRQSDRFRQQVEVFAEKSKVIEEKVSKVVSSFQVSTSLDHHYSVRALNEVSASTDVVLKDKYTDDIETIFPNFRYSEPTEEEFLFKNKLAGSMKDACTDGVYEVHHRDAGTEMTPLGSSTTSRCHTPFKSPSPAHHNTPANRSGPLALANSGSADSTIDVAQLQECHLAKLQLGAQYDSVASNWSSREEEEEEVSKSLRHFDTENMSRKSVSDSRAAAWKEEEKTKCCLRYQREAAKIQAWVNLQNAKAEAQSRKLEHGEHETVAFHAFGSKFPKNMTRWENGGLIY from the exons ATGACCATGAATCTCACAAGCCCCAAACACTTCCAAGCTCAATCTGTATTTGCATCTAATGGG GAATCTGCTTTTCAAGGCAGCACAACCTTCTTCGGGAAAAGCAAAGATAATCCCTTTGTAGACACCTTCCCCGACCCACTTTTGAAGCTTAATCTCAAAGAGACCTCTGATTTTGTCAAGTCATTTCCAATGGCAAACAACATCACGGAAGATGGAGGgcttcttgaggtttcagctcagaggaagagagagggagtaaGCTCGGTCACTCAGAGGAGAGTGGAGGCTCCTTCGACTCCTGGTAGACCTGTTTTCAGCTTCAGTATCGGTGATCATTTAAGAAAAAACTTCCCTTCAAAGTGGGACAACGCAGAGAAATGGCTGGTGAGCAGCTCTTGCCATGACTCTCCTGCCCACTCCATAAAGCCACCGGAGTCCTCGAAGATCTGCAGACAGTCTGATAGGTTTAGGCAACAAGTAGAGGTCTTTGCGGAGAAATCAAAGGTCATAGAGGAAAAGGTCTCAAAAGTAGTTTCAAGCTTTCAAGTTTCTACATCTTTGGACCATCATTACTCGGTCAGAGCTCTCAATGAGGTCTCAGCTTCAACGGATGTAGTACTAAAAG ATAAGTACACGGACGACATAGAAACCATTTTTCCCAATTTCAGATACTCAGAGCCCACTGAAGAAGAATTCTTGTTCAAAAACAAATTGGCTGGAAGCATGAAAGATGCCTGCACAGACGGGGTTTATGAGGTGCATCACCGAGATGCTGGGACGGAGATGACTCCACTCGGCAGTTCTACTACTTCTAGGTGCCACACGCCATTCAAGAGCCCATCCCCTGCCCACCATAACACGCCTGCAAATAGGTCAGGGCCATTGGCCTTGGCGAACTCTGGCAGCGCCGACAGCACCATTGACGTTGCACAGCTGCAAGAGTGCCATTTAGCCAAACTACAACTTGGGGCGCAATACGACTCCGTCGCGTCGAATTGGAGCTCAagggaagaggaggaagaagaagtgtcAAAAAGCCTCAGACATTTCGATACAGAAAACATGAGCAGGAAAAGTGTTTCAGACTCCAGAGCTGCCGCGtggaaagaagaggaaaagaccAAGTGCTGCCTCAG GTATCAAAGAGAAGCAGCAAAAATTCAAGCTTGGGTGAACCTTCAAAATGCAAAAGCAGAAGCTCAATCAAGAAAGCTTGAG CATGGCGAACATGAAACCGTAGCCTTCCACGCCTTTGGCTCTAAATTCCCAAAGAACATGACACGCTGGGAGAATGG TGGGCTAATATATTGA
- the LOC109004986 gene encoding uncharacterized protein LOC109004986 isoform X3 has translation MTMNLTSPKHFQAQSVFASNGESAFQGSTTFFGKSKDNPFVDTFPDPLLKLNLKETSDFVKSFPMANNITEDGGLLEVSAQRKREGVSSVTQRRVEAPSTPGRPVFSFSIGDHLRKNFPSKWDNAEKWLVSSSCHDSPAHSIKPPESSKICRQSDRFRQQVEVFAEKSKVIEEKVSKVVSSFQVSTSLDHHYSVRALNEVSASTDVVLKDKYTDDIETIFPNFRYSEPTEEEFLFKNKLAGSMKDACTDGVYEVHHRDAGTEMTPLGSSTTSRCHTPFKSPSPAHHNTPANRSGPLALANSGSADSTIDVAQLQECHLAKLQLGAQYDSVASNWSSREEEEEEVSKSLRHFDTENMSRKSVSDSRAAAWKEEEKTKCCLRYQREAAKIQAWVNLQNAKAEAQSRKLEHGEHETVAFHAFGSKFPKNMTRWENGYINSRVFYS, from the exons ATGACCATGAATCTCACAAGCCCCAAACACTTCCAAGCTCAATCTGTATTTGCATCTAATGGG GAATCTGCTTTTCAAGGCAGCACAACCTTCTTCGGGAAAAGCAAAGATAATCCCTTTGTAGACACCTTCCCCGACCCACTTTTGAAGCTTAATCTCAAAGAGACCTCTGATTTTGTCAAGTCATTTCCAATGGCAAACAACATCACGGAAGATGGAGGgcttcttgaggtttcagctcagaggaagagagagggagtaaGCTCGGTCACTCAGAGGAGAGTGGAGGCTCCTTCGACTCCTGGTAGACCTGTTTTCAGCTTCAGTATCGGTGATCATTTAAGAAAAAACTTCCCTTCAAAGTGGGACAACGCAGAGAAATGGCTGGTGAGCAGCTCTTGCCATGACTCTCCTGCCCACTCCATAAAGCCACCGGAGTCCTCGAAGATCTGCAGACAGTCTGATAGGTTTAGGCAACAAGTAGAGGTCTTTGCGGAGAAATCAAAGGTCATAGAGGAAAAGGTCTCAAAAGTAGTTTCAAGCTTTCAAGTTTCTACATCTTTGGACCATCATTACTCGGTCAGAGCTCTCAATGAGGTCTCAGCTTCAACGGATGTAGTACTAAAAG ATAAGTACACGGACGACATAGAAACCATTTTTCCCAATTTCAGATACTCAGAGCCCACTGAAGAAGAATTCTTGTTCAAAAACAAATTGGCTGGAAGCATGAAAGATGCCTGCACAGACGGGGTTTATGAGGTGCATCACCGAGATGCTGGGACGGAGATGACTCCACTCGGCAGTTCTACTACTTCTAGGTGCCACACGCCATTCAAGAGCCCATCCCCTGCCCACCATAACACGCCTGCAAATAGGTCAGGGCCATTGGCCTTGGCGAACTCTGGCAGCGCCGACAGCACCATTGACGTTGCACAGCTGCAAGAGTGCCATTTAGCCAAACTACAACTTGGGGCGCAATACGACTCCGTCGCGTCGAATTGGAGCTCAagggaagaggaggaagaagaagtgtcAAAAAGCCTCAGACATTTCGATACAGAAAACATGAGCAGGAAAAGTGTTTCAGACTCCAGAGCTGCCGCGtggaaagaagaggaaaagaccAAGTGCTGCCTCAG GTATCAAAGAGAAGCAGCAAAAATTCAAGCTTGGGTGAACCTTCAAAATGCAAAAGCAGAAGCTCAATCAAGAAAGCTTGAG CATGGCGAACATGAAACCGTAGCCTTCCACGCCTTTGGCTCTAAATTCCCAAAGAACATGACACGCTGGGAGAATGGGTATATTAACTCTAGAGTTTTCTACTCATAA